A single region of the Sorghum bicolor cultivar BTx623 chromosome 7, Sorghum_bicolor_NCBIv3, whole genome shotgun sequence genome encodes:
- the LOC8072162 gene encoding probable serine/threonine-protein kinase DDB_G0267514 isoform X2: MSLCFRCFRGMFPMSIFEWLTQQISRLKEATTDVSLSTRTSPTTESIAPLNPEINPKKREHLRQVEDLNPGGQAPPQRIESRFRANQSPGLLGAVLRGPGQEPSYCRGKHFGCRVMAQGGNFPGFIGAVGGNDDGANLGDMAFYQKLGEGSNMSVDSHNSMQTSMHGGSIHSSVGSNSDSRTGMLGHPSLKGPVIVDTYSVGHSVFRPGRVSHALSDDALAHALMDNKFPTETLKDYEEWTIDLGNLHMGMAFAQGAYGKLYRGTYNGMDVAIKLLERPEADPEQAQLLEQQFVQEVTMLATLRHPNIVKFIGACRKPLVWCIVTEYAKGGSLKNFLSKRQNRSVPLKLAVKQALDVARGMAYVHGLGFVHRDLKSDNLLISGDKSIKVADFGVARIEVKTEGMTPETGTYHWMAPCSRLNWWPRQRRRGSGVKG, encoded by the exons ATGAGCCTCTGTTTTAGATGTTTTAGAGGTATGTTTCCTATGAGCATCTTCGAATGGCTGACCCAACAGATCTCGAGATTGAAAGAAGCCACCACAGACGTCTCGTTGTCGACGAGGACGTCGCCTACCACTGAAAGCATAGCGCCGTTAAATCCTGAAATAAATCCAAAAAAACGCGAGCACCTGCGCCAAGTCGAGGACTTGAACCCAGGTGGGCAGGCTCCACCACAAAGAATCGAATCGCGTTTTAGAG CTAATCAATCGCCAGGCCTTTTGGGAGCTGTGTTGAGGGGCCCGGGGCAAGAGCCAAGTTACTGCAGAGGCAAACATTTTGGTTGTCGAGTGATGGCACAAGGCGGCAACTTCCCTGGCTTCATTGGCGCTGTGGGTGGCAATGACGACGGTGCGAACCTCGGTGACATGGCCTTCTACCAGAAGCTAGGGGAGGGCTCAAACATGTCTGTTGATAGCCACAACAGCATGCAGACCAGCATGCATGGGGGATCCATCCACAGCAGCGTTGGCTCTAACAGTGATTCCCGCACTGGCATGCTTGGCCATCCTAGTCTCAAGGGGCCTGTCATTGTGGACACCTACTCGGTTGGGCACAGCGTCTTCCGCCCTGGCCGGGTGTCCCATGCCTTGAGTGACGATGCGCTGGCACATGCTCTGATGGACAACAAGTTCCCAACTGAGACACTCAAGGATTATGAGGAGTGGACTATTGATCTGGGGAACCTGCATATGGGCATGGCCTTTGCACAAGGTGCCTATGGGAAGCTCTACAGGGGAACATACAATGGGATGGATGTTGCTATTAAGCTTTTGGAGCGACCTGAGGCTGACCCTGAGCAAGCTCAACTGTTGGAGCAGCAGTTTGTCCAAGAAGTTACAATGCTTGCAACACTGAGGCACCCAAATATTGTCAAATTCATTGGTGCATGCAGGAAGCCATTGGTTTGGTGTATTGTCACAGAGTATGCAAAGGGTGGATCTCTTAAGAACTTCCTGAGCAAGCGGCAAAACAGGTCTGTTCCGCTGAAGTTGGCAGTCAAGCAGGCATTGGATGTTGCACGTGGCATGGCCTATGTTCATGGCCTTGGCTTCGTTCACAGAGACCTTAAGTCAGACAACCTCCTAATTTCTGGTGATAAGTCCATTAAGGTTGCTGACTTTGGAGTGGCTAGGATTGAAGTCAAGACTGAGGGGATGACACCTGAAACTGGAACATATCACTGGATGGCTCC TTGCTCTAGGCTTAATTGGTGGCCGAGGCAAAGGAGAAGGGGTAGTGGAGTTAAGGGTTAG
- the LOC8072162 gene encoding serine/threonine-protein kinase HT1 isoform X1: protein MSLCFRCFRGMFPMSIFEWLTQQISRLKEATTDVSLSTRTSPTTESIAPLNPEINPKKREHLRQVEDLNPGGQAPPQRIESRFRANQSPGLLGAVLRGPGQEPSYCRGKHFGCRVMAQGGNFPGFIGAVGGNDDGANLGDMAFYQKLGEGSNMSVDSHNSMQTSMHGGSIHSSVGSNSDSRTGMLGHPSLKGPVIVDTYSVGHSVFRPGRVSHALSDDALAHALMDNKFPTETLKDYEEWTIDLGNLHMGMAFAQGAYGKLYRGTYNGMDVAIKLLERPEADPEQAQLLEQQFVQEVTMLATLRHPNIVKFIGACRKPLVWCIVTEYAKGGSLKNFLSKRQNRSVPLKLAVKQALDVARGMAYVHGLGFVHRDLKSDNLLISGDKSIKVADFGVARIEVKTEGMTPETGTYHWMAPEMIQHRPYSQKVDVYSFAIVLWELVTGNLPFANMTAVQAAFAVVNKGVRPAIPHDCLPALGEIMTRCWDADPEVRPPFTEIVKMLEQVETEVLTTVRKARFRCCVAQPMTLD, encoded by the exons ATGAGCCTCTGTTTTAGATGTTTTAGAGGTATGTTTCCTATGAGCATCTTCGAATGGCTGACCCAACAGATCTCGAGATTGAAAGAAGCCACCACAGACGTCTCGTTGTCGACGAGGACGTCGCCTACCACTGAAAGCATAGCGCCGTTAAATCCTGAAATAAATCCAAAAAAACGCGAGCACCTGCGCCAAGTCGAGGACTTGAACCCAGGTGGGCAGGCTCCACCACAAAGAATCGAATCGCGTTTTAGAG CTAATCAATCGCCAGGCCTTTTGGGAGCTGTGTTGAGGGGCCCGGGGCAAGAGCCAAGTTACTGCAGAGGCAAACATTTTGGTTGTCGAGTGATGGCACAAGGCGGCAACTTCCCTGGCTTCATTGGCGCTGTGGGTGGCAATGACGACGGTGCGAACCTCGGTGACATGGCCTTCTACCAGAAGCTAGGGGAGGGCTCAAACATGTCTGTTGATAGCCACAACAGCATGCAGACCAGCATGCATGGGGGATCCATCCACAGCAGCGTTGGCTCTAACAGTGATTCCCGCACTGGCATGCTTGGCCATCCTAGTCTCAAGGGGCCTGTCATTGTGGACACCTACTCGGTTGGGCACAGCGTCTTCCGCCCTGGCCGGGTGTCCCATGCCTTGAGTGACGATGCGCTGGCACATGCTCTGATGGACAACAAGTTCCCAACTGAGACACTCAAGGATTATGAGGAGTGGACTATTGATCTGGGGAACCTGCATATGGGCATGGCCTTTGCACAAGGTGCCTATGGGAAGCTCTACAGGGGAACATACAATGGGATGGATGTTGCTATTAAGCTTTTGGAGCGACCTGAGGCTGACCCTGAGCAAGCTCAACTGTTGGAGCAGCAGTTTGTCCAAGAAGTTACAATGCTTGCAACACTGAGGCACCCAAATATTGTCAAATTCATTGGTGCATGCAGGAAGCCATTGGTTTGGTGTATTGTCACAGAGTATGCAAAGGGTGGATCTCTTAAGAACTTCCTGAGCAAGCGGCAAAACAGGTCTGTTCCGCTGAAGTTGGCAGTCAAGCAGGCATTGGATGTTGCACGTGGCATGGCCTATGTTCATGGCCTTGGCTTCGTTCACAGAGACCTTAAGTCAGACAACCTCCTAATTTCTGGTGATAAGTCCATTAAGGTTGCTGACTTTGGAGTGGCTAGGATTGAAGTCAAGACTGAGGGGATGACACCTGAAACTGGAACATATCACTGGATGGCTCC TGAGATGATCCAGCATAGGCCATACAGCCAGAAAGTTGACGtctacagttttgccattgtcCTGTGGGAGTTGGTAACTGGGAATCTCCCTTTTGCAAACATGACTGCAGTGCAAGCTGCATTTGCTGTGGTTAACAAGGGTGTGCGACCAGCCATACCCCACGACTGCCTCCCCGCCCTTGGGGAGATCATGACCAGGTGCTGGGACGCAGACCCTGAAGTCCGTCCCCCATTCACTGAGATTGTGAAGATGCTGGAACAGGTGGAGACGGAGGTTCTGACCACTGTACGTAAGGCTCGGTTCCGCTGTTGCGTCGCCCAACCGATGACGCTGGACTGA
- the LOC8072164 gene encoding serine/threonine-protein kinase HT1 isoform X1: MAQGANFPNFIGAVGGHDDGVNFGGNFCDMAFYQKLGEGSNMSVDSINSMQTSMHGGSIASSICSNSDSRTGMLGHPGLKGPVIVGSYSVGHSIFRPGRVSHALSEDALAHALMDNKFPTETLKDYEEWTIDLGNLHMGMAFAQGAFGKLYRGTYNGMDVAIKLLERPEADPEKAQLLEQQFVQEVMMLATLRHPNIVKFIGACRKPLVWCIVTEYAKGGSLKNFLSKRQNRSVPLKLAVKQALDVARGMAYVHGLGFIHRDLKSDNLLISGDKSIKIADFGVARIEVKTEGMTPETGTYRWMAPEMIQHRPYNQKVDVYSFAIVLWELVTGNLPFANMTAVQAAFAVVNKGVRPAIPHDCLPALGEIMTRCWDADPEVRPPFTEIVRMLEQVEMEVLTTVRKARFRCCVAQPMTLD; this comes from the exons ATGGCACAAGGCGCCAACTTTCCAAACTTCATCGGCGCCGTGGGTGGCCATGATGATGGCGTGAACTTTGGCGGGAACTTCTGTGACATGGCCTTCTACCAGAAGCTAGGGGAGGGCTCCAACATGtctgttgatagcatcaacagCATGCAGACCAGCATGCATGGTGGATCCATCGCCAGCAGCATTTGCTCTAACAGTGACTCCCGCACTGGCATGCTTGGCCATCCTGGTCTCAAGGGGCCTGTCATTGTGGGAAGCTACTCAGTTGGGCACAGCATCTTCCGCCCTGGCCGGGTGTCCCATGCCTTGAGTGAGGATGCACTGGCACATGCTCTGATGGACAACAAGTTCCCAACTGAAACGCTAAAGGATTATGAGGAGTGGACTATTGATCTGGGGAACCTGCACATGGGCATGGCCTTTGCACAAGGTGCCTTTGGGAAGCTCTACAGGGGAACATACAATGGGATGGATGTTGCTATTAAGCTTTTGGAGCGACCTGAGGCTGACCCTGAGAAAGCTCAACTGTTGGAGCAGCAGTTTGTCCAAGAAGTTATGATGCTTGCAACTCTGAGGCACCCGAATATTGTCAAATTCATTGGTGCGTGCAGGAAGCCATTGGTTTGGTGTATTGTCACAGAGTACGCAAAGGGTGGGTCTCTTAAGAATTTCTTGAGCAAGAGGCAGAACAGGTCTGTTCCGCTGAAGTTGGCAGTTAAGCAGGCATTGGATGTTGCACGTGGCATGGCCTATGTCCATGGCCTTGGGTTCATTCACAGAGACCTGAAGTCAGACAACCTCCTGATTTCTGGTGATAAGTCCATTAAGATTGCTGACTTTGGAGTGGCTAGGATTGAAGTCAAGACTGAGGGGATGACACCTGAAACTGGAACATACCGATGGATGGCTCC TGAGATGATCCAGCATAGGCCATACAATCAGAAAGTTGACGtctacagttttgccattgtcCTGTGGGAGTTGGTAACTGGGAATCTCCCTTTTGCAAACATGACTGCAGTGCAAGCTGCATTTGCTGTGGTTAACAAGGGTGTGCGACCAGCCATACCCCACGACTGCCTCCCCGCCCTTGGGGAGATCATGACCAGGTGCTGGGATGCAGACCCTGAAGTCCGTCCCCCATTCACTGAGATTGTGAGGATGCTGGAACAGGTGGAGATGGAGGTTCTGACCACTGTCCGTAAGGCTCGGTTCCGCTGTTGCGTTGCCCAACCGATGACGTTGGACTGA
- the LOC8072164 gene encoding serine/threonine-protein kinase HT1 isoform X2 encodes MAQGANFPNFIGAVGGHDDGVNFGGNFCDMAFYQKLGEGSNMSVDSINSMQTSMHGGSIASSICSNSDSRTGMLGHPGLKGPVIVGSYSVGHSIFRPGRVSHALSEDALAHALMDNKFPTETLKDYEEWTIDLGNLHMGMAFAQGAFGKLYRGTYNGMDVAIKLLERPEADPEKAQLLEQQFVQEVMMLATLRHPNIVKFIGACRKPLVWCIVTEYAKGGSLKNFLSKRQNRSVPLKLAVKQALDVARGMAYVHGLGFIHRDLKSDNLLISGDKSIKIADFGVARIEVKTEGMTPETGTYRWMAPVGNATPRRHGAIWDEGRFCSIWFHELGPTLQN; translated from the exons ATGGCACAAGGCGCCAACTTTCCAAACTTCATCGGCGCCGTGGGTGGCCATGATGATGGCGTGAACTTTGGCGGGAACTTCTGTGACATGGCCTTCTACCAGAAGCTAGGGGAGGGCTCCAACATGtctgttgatagcatcaacagCATGCAGACCAGCATGCATGGTGGATCCATCGCCAGCAGCATTTGCTCTAACAGTGACTCCCGCACTGGCATGCTTGGCCATCCTGGTCTCAAGGGGCCTGTCATTGTGGGAAGCTACTCAGTTGGGCACAGCATCTTCCGCCCTGGCCGGGTGTCCCATGCCTTGAGTGAGGATGCACTGGCACATGCTCTGATGGACAACAAGTTCCCAACTGAAACGCTAAAGGATTATGAGGAGTGGACTATTGATCTGGGGAACCTGCACATGGGCATGGCCTTTGCACAAGGTGCCTTTGGGAAGCTCTACAGGGGAACATACAATGGGATGGATGTTGCTATTAAGCTTTTGGAGCGACCTGAGGCTGACCCTGAGAAAGCTCAACTGTTGGAGCAGCAGTTTGTCCAAGAAGTTATGATGCTTGCAACTCTGAGGCACCCGAATATTGTCAAATTCATTGGTGCGTGCAGGAAGCCATTGGTTTGGTGTATTGTCACAGAGTACGCAAAGGGTGGGTCTCTTAAGAATTTCTTGAGCAAGAGGCAGAACAGGTCTGTTCCGCTGAAGTTGGCAGTTAAGCAGGCATTGGATGTTGCACGTGGCATGGCCTATGTCCATGGCCTTGGGTTCATTCACAGAGACCTGAAGTCAGACAACCTCCTGATTTCTGGTGATAAGTCCATTAAGATTGCTGACTTTGGAGTGGCTAGGATTGAAGTCAAGACTGAGGGGATGACACCTGAAACTGGAACATACCGATGGATGGCTCC GGTTGGCAATGCAACACCAAGAAGACATGGGGCAATATGGGACGAAGGAAGATTTTGTTCCATTTGGTTCCACGAATTGGGCCCAACCTTGCAGAACTGA